TGAATTTACCTACAAATGTCTGACAAAGAGGAATGCTTCTTCCAGGGAATGATCCCAAGAACTACAAAATAAGTGTGTATAGTGTCTGCAATTTTGGTATTACTATAAACACTATGATGCATAAAAAGTTATTTATCTAATGTATgtgaaaagatcttaatgacccagataaccacaattgtctgatcactcacctacacccagacattctggagtgtgaagacaagtggaatttaggaagcatcactatgaataaagttagtggaggtgatggaattccagctgagctatttcaaattctaaaagataaagctgttaagtgctgcactcaatatgtcagcaaatttggaacactcaaaggtggccacaggactggaaaagattagttttcattccaattccaaagaaaggcaatgccaaagaatgttcaaacttccgCACAATTgctactcatttcacatgctagcaaggtaatgctcaaaatccttcaagctaagtttcaacagtatgtgaaccaagaacttccagatgttcaagctggatttagaaaaggcggaggaaccagagatcaaattgccaacattcgttggatcacagaaaaagcaagagaattccagaaaagcatctatgtctccttcattcactacactaaaacctttgactatgtggatcacaacaaactgtggaaaattcttaaagagatgggaataccagaccaccttacctgccccctaaaaatctgtatgcaggtcaagaagtaccagttagaactggacatggaacaagagactgatgccaaatcgggaaaggagtacatcaaggctgtatattgtcactctgcttatttaacttatatgaagaatacatcctgcaaaatgctgggctggataaagatTGGAGCTGGAAatcatgctggaatcaagattgctgtgagaaatatcaataatctcagctatgaagatgataccacccttatggcagaaagcaaagaagaactaaagagcctcttgatgaaagtgaaaaaggagagtgaaaaatttggcttaaatctcaatattcaaaaaactaagatcatagcatccagtcccatcacttcatggcaaatagatgggtaaacaatggaaatattgagagtcttttttgggctccaaaatcactgcagatggtgactgcagctatgaaattaaaaggtgcttgctccttggaagaaaagctatgaccaacctagacagcgttaaaaagcagagatattactttgccaacaaaggtccgtctagtcaaagctatggtttttccagtagtcatgtatggatgtgagagttggactataaagaaagctgagcactgaagaattggtgcttttgaactgtggtgttggagaagactcttgagagtcccttggactgcaaggagatccaaccagtcaatcctaaaggaaatcagtcctgattatttgttggaaggactgatgctgaagctgaagctgaagctccaatattttcaccacctgatatgaagagatgatttattagaaaagaccctgatgctgggaaagattgaaggcagaatcgaaggggacgacagaggctgagatgcttggttagcatcactgactcaatggacataagtttgagcaagctccaggagatggtgaaggagagggaagcctggtgtgctgcagtccatggggttgcaaagagtcagacacaactgagtgactgaacaaaatgtGTATTCTTATATAATATATGAGAAATAGAATATGTCCtgtcatatcagtaaacaagaatGTTACAATCATCAGCAACTACAGTCCTCCAACATGAGCCTCTGAGTCCTGACGAAAGTCGGAAAAGAATACCTACCATCTAATAACCATCACACTGTACCACTCCCTACAGTGAGACCTGAGAATACTCAGAATGTGAAAATACAGGATACTGACCCCAGGCAGCTGAGGgcatatcaaaggaatggtttcagtgagcccagactcttactTCTTCCCATATATATAAGAGCATTAAATTTCTTAACTTGACACATCTGCTTTActtaattaacagtaatttttGATATTCCCAACTACCcaccctttgttgcaaaactcctatatatctagttcctccccttgcctcctcagagcagttctttAAAGCTCTCTGAAATGccatctcctgggctgcagttctTGTTTTGCTCTAAATGAAACTTAACTCTCAACTTTCATGCTGTGCAATTTTTTTCCAATGTCTAAGAagtatttctatatttaaagaaaacatgcatttatttattcagcaaataggTGTTGAGTTTCCCCTATATTCCAAGCAAAGTGGAAGGTTCATCTTGAAACTACTCATATAAACAAATAGGTCATTTTCTTCTGGGGCATGCACTGTGGGGGAGAGATGTGCTTAGTTGAtaatcatgtccagttctttgcaaccctatggactgtagcccaccaggctcctctgtccatggggattccccaggcaaaatactagagtgggttgccatgccctcctccagcggatcctcccaaccgagggatcaaacccaagtctcccgcattgcagacgcaTTGTGGGCCACAGTGCAGGAGGAGAGATAGggcattataaatatatatgtgtataagtataatataaatatgtcCAACATATGATCAGAAAGCTGCAAGTAGTGTGAGGGACAAATGAACAAAGTGGTCCCTAAGAAGGTAGGAGCTATttaatggctgcgatccaaaagtctacaaataataaatgctggagagggtgtggagaaaagggaaccctcttacactgttggtgggaatgcaaactagtacagccactatggagaacagtgtggagattccttaaaaaactggaaatagaactgccttatgatccagcaatccaactgctgggcatacacactgaggaaaccagaagggaaagatacacgtgtaccccaatgttcatcgcagcactgtttataatagccaggacatggaagcaacctagatgtccatcagcagatgaatggataagaaagctgtggtacatatacacaatggagtagtactcagccattaaaaagaatacatttgaatcagttctaatgaggtggatgaaactggagcctattatacagagtgaagtaagccagaaggaaaaacataaatacagtatactaacgcatatatatggaatttagaaagatggtaacaataacctggtgtacgagacagcaaaagagacactgatgtatagaacaatcttatggactctgtgggagagggagagggtgggaagatttgggagaatgacattgaaacatgtaaaatatcatgtaagaaacgagatgccagtccaggttcgatgcacgatactggatgcttggggctagtgcactgggacgacccagagggatggtatggggagggaggagggaggagggttcaggatggggaacacatgtatacctgtggtggattcattttgatatttggcagaactaatacaattatgtaaagtttaaaaataaaataaaattaaaaaaaaaaaagaaggtaggaGCTATTTAGACAGGTATCAATTGCTACTGTTCTAATTTCTCATTCACGAAGAAAACGAAGACAAACTTTATAACATATTGTTAATACATGAGCTATTCAAGGAGCATATGAGGTGCAAATATAATCATTCGCTATCATAATAATATACTATATCcatgaaaaaaagttaaatgcaATTCGGAAACCCACACCACAAAGATGGCATGAAGTGTTTTGAATGTAAAAGACTTGCTATGGGGAAGAGGCTCAAAGGAACCAAATAATCAGTAATAGAAAAAACAACAGCCTGTATTTGCTTGATGTGCAGACCAATCCTGCTGCAGAAATTAAGAggtaatttatttaaatgaaccTCCCTTCACCCTCAGGGGGAAAACTTGGTACAGTAAAATACATAATGAAGAATTGTAGGTTAAAATGATACATCACTAAATCAATTACTCCCTTCAATGTATTGGTATCTCCAAAGAATTGTGTTTAGTCTGTTCTCTGTgatgactgatttttttcctttaaaacaattGGTACAAAGTCTTGTGTTCATATTGCTCTCAGTACCTTGACTGCAGTGCCTGGGCCCCAACAGAGTAGAAAGAATTATTGGTTACTTTACTTATTCTCTGATTCTTTGGATGTGAGTATCAGCTCTATTGTTTAACAAATACACCACCTTGGGAATGAGACTCACCTCATTATGCCCCTTGTCCCTCATTTATGGCCCAGAAGTAATAATAACATAGCAATAgtactctctctctcacatagtATTGTGAAGACTAAGTAGGGCAGGTAAGTCAGTCCCAAGCACAGAATGAGTGGCCTATAACTCAAAGCATTCTTAGGTTTGCATATCAGAAGCACTcaatgaatgttcattgaaacaaAGGCCAATGAATTAGTTCCCACACAACCAGAGTAATTCATAGTAGAGAAAAATGAGAGCAggagcttaaattttttttaaagaagaaagtcctgatatagttataaaaatagaagaaatgtaGATTAGGAAAGTTGAACAATTAATGATTTGTCTAGTACATGTGAAGCTCTACtaaaaaaagacaagtgaaaatgTATTGAACAAGATGTTAGAAGCACTTGTTTGAATCTGGAAGCTTTATGATATTCAGCAGAGTTTGTAAACACTTTAATTTTagctttcttatatttaaaatgaggaaatatgATTTCTCTATAGCTGTGAAACAGAATTAAAGTTACTGCATTGAAACCACTAAATGAAAATAAGCTGATAAATTCCAGTTCAGAACTGAAGAATTGTGGCTAAACTAAGCAGTCTAGAGTGCCTTTAAATCATGTCTATCATCTTTAATCATCAGATCAAGAGTTTCACACAAGTAGAATATAATCAGAAATAATTCACTATCTCAggaaaagtttaccaatctgaaGCATTTGTTTAACAATAGAAATGATGTGCTAATATAAGACTGATTTACAGGAAGcaagaaattacagaaaaataacaagaatATATTGATGTGTATTTACTCCTGCTACAAAGATGTGACACTGACTTTTTAAATCTTGACGTCTGATGACAACAAAGCAAACTTAGAATAGAATtaagcaatttatttaaaaatttaaaaaatttatttaaaaaaaagatatacaacatCCTCCAATCTCAGTACCAAGAACAAGTCTGCATGTCTGAAAAGctggctaagttgtatccaacgtGAGTTGCTTAACTTATTCAGTTTCAAATCTGTGGATCACATAGAATGCATTTATCGGCCTCTGTCTGCCATCCTTTACACTCTTCACTTCAGTTTTCTATTCTTTTGGACACATTTTTAATTTGAGCTTTTGTTTGAATCCTTGAAAACTCTTATAAGTAATTTTTGGAATAATGCAAAAGTGAGGAAATAGTAAGTTAATTTAAGATAAAGTACAATAATGAATGACAATCTTAGAAACCAATGCATGCAATAAACATAAGTTAACTGGTAAAATTTCTAAACACAGCTGAAATGTTATGAGCAGATAATCACCAAGTAGAAGCTCATTCAACAAATGAAAGTTATTTATGACACCAATTACCTTTCCCATAGTAAATAATTCAACTGATAGGGTAGTAAAGAACTCTGTCTCTGGATTGATTTTACCTGACTCTGATCATCATATCCCTGACTCAGAAATCTGAAAACCTGACAGTGCAGATTCAATACTTTGCCCTCCCTAGACCAGGACCTCTGGATCTTCCAGCTCCTTtgcattttaatagaaaaatattacaaaggaataaagaaaactcttaaccagggattgaactatcATAAAGTAGTAAAAGGGAGGATttagaataacaaaaatatactAGATCCTTGTCATGCattcttctaaattttttaaaggatgctACAAAGGGGAGATTATTAACTAGAGAAACACAGTGAAGTTCAGAGAGAAGTAGCAGCCCCAGATAGGTGTTAAAGGTTTCTGGCTCCAAGGTCATGCTGTTTCCATAACAACCAGGTTTTTATGTTATATTGACCAAAGAATGGTGAAACTGAATTTAAGTGTTTAGGTCATATCAGAAGCATTCTGCATTAGAAGATCTTGCACATATATGATTAAATTTTCTACCCAATGCTGTGTTCACTGTGAATCTATTTTCAATTCCTCCATCTTAACAGTGAACTTacccagaaaataaatttactgtCGAGGAATTCACTCTCAAGACTTTGCCAGTGACAATGAGTTTGATGGCTTTTCGAAACCAAGGATAAAAGAAAGCATAAATCAAGGGGTTCATAGCTGAGTTATAATAAGCAATCCAAACCAGTATTTCATAAACATATGTGGGAGTGATGAAACCTAGGAAGgcatcagtgatggcatccaggaAGTAAGGCAGCCAGGAGACCAGAAATGCTAGCACTGTGATGCCCAGTGTTCTTgctgcctttctctccctcttggcCACTCTGTCTTGGTAGCTTTCTGAGCATCTCCCAGTCTTAATGTTCAGATTCTCAATCTTTCTAGCCTGTTGTTCAGCAATGAGGAAAATCTTGGAGTAAAGAACTATCATCACAAGGGTGGggatgaaaaataatagaaaattcaCCAATACCCAACTTTGATTTATTGCAATTTGACAGCCTCCCACACAGGTGAGAGCACTTACTAGATCCTCCAGTCCAACTGCATTTGCTCCTGTGCcaagaagggaaaaagaataaataattgaaaagagCCAGGAGAAAGCAATACACATGCCAGAAACAGACACAGTGAACCTGATTGGATAGACCAGGGGGTCAGAGACGGCAATGTACCTGTCCAGAGAGATAAAGCACAAGTGGTAGATGGAGGCGTAACAGAATGACAAGTCAAAACAGGAATGAAATTGACAGTAACTCTCCCCAAAATACCAGCAGCTCTCCACAGACCTCACTATGCTGAAGGGCATCACAGTCACTCCCACCATGAAGTCCGCACAAGCCAGGGAAGCAATCAAAAAATTGGTTGGAGAATGCAGCTGCTTGAAGTGGAGAATGGAAATCATTACCAAGagatttccaaatacagtcagcACAGCTCCAAAACCAAACACTGTGTACAGGATCAGGCGGGGACCTAGTGAGTAGGGGGTTTTCACACAGGATCTGCTCAGGTGCTCGTAGCAGAGCTGCACAGCTGCAACGCTGGGTGAGCTgctgttcatgctgctgctgtcaGTAGCTTGTAAACATTTGGAGAAGTTCTGTCCCTTTTCAGTCACACAAAATAGAGCAGTTTTCTATTTCCTGGTGGGAAAGACAAGATCTCATTGCACTGATTACCTTTGTTATAGTTACCAAACATTATCCCCATCACCCGTCATATATCCATATCAATCTGTGAATGtatgaaataataatatattccATTCAAATGTCCATAAATCttagctattatttttcttataatttagaatttaatttaaaacaatattctAAATCAAATTAgaatttaacagaaaataaatatttcaaatagtcTTTGCCACAAAAGATTTCTTGCTTTACAATTAATCAGCATTCGTTTATTACCTGATCTATATATGGGGAATATTCCTCTTTGCCAAAGGTAGTAAATGTGTATGATTTGTTACTCATTGGTTACCTTTTACTACTCAACCACCCTCCCCAGACTGACTAAAAAGTTAATGACAAAACCCCCAGGAAGCACAGTCAAATCCCATGTCCAAAATTATCCACAGTGGAGTCCCTATACTGCAAGgtgtgaaaaagaagaaacttacACTTAATAATCTCTGGTTAAAATGTATTGTTTCATGCATGGATACAAGAaaaactcaagaaaaacaaaggaacacTCTCACGCAAAAACAAAGATGCAAACTAAACAAACTGAAGtcaaatacatattaaaagatGATACATCTTGATTAGAGTGTATTCAGAGAATGGAAGTTTGCTTTAACAATTCTATAATTCACCATTTTAACAGATTAGAATTCTATGACCATCcaatgaaatgcaaaaatgcatttgataaattttaacttttattaactgctaaaagaaaaaattcttagcCAACTAAAAATACAAGAGATCTTTTGTATCTGAAGAGGTCTGTACTAAAAGGATCTATCGCATATGatatacccagcagtggaatttGAGAGAATTCTCTTTAATATGAGTCAAAAAGCAAAGATGCTTCAGTGGGAGAAGATTTATAGGGTGTAAGTCCTTGCAAGACATCCATGAATTCACCTGCATTCCATTCATTCATGTAGGCaacatttatatatgtttatctaTTTAGAATTTATTTGGGCCAAGAGTCTTAAAGATAGGAGAGTACACAAGAAACATCTCCTGCCCTTTAAGGGTATCTTCATGTAAcatgagagacagacagaaaataGCAAGAATAATGTGCTTCAAGCTAAAATTAACACATATGAAAGATGTGAAGtgatgagaaaaagaacaaagctggaagtatcATGTTCCTTGACTTCAAATGATACTATGAAGCTAAAGTGACACAAAAACAGATGCACAGATCGATTGCCTCTGAATACAGAGCCCCAAGATAAGCTCACACTTATGGTCAGCTCATCTGTGACAGAACAGGCAATCTGTGAcacaaatggggaaaggacagtctcttcagtaagtggtgttgggaaaactttCACTTCTCAGAGAAATGGATTCTTAAGCTATGCTTGTACATATGGGGCCATGGGACACTTGGGGATTTCTAGGACCTGTCATGACTGCGTGCTACTCTCAGCAGCTCAGGAATCTTTTACTGTCCCTGTGCTGTGGCAGAGTGGTGAGATGATCTGTCAGGCTACATCTGTAGACAGCCTAGGTGACCATTTCCGCCCCATGGTCTCCATTCTTATTGACTTCTGTCCAGAAAATGGAGAATGAGCTCCCCCTACGCTTGGATCTTCTCCCTTCAAACATACTTGACTCTTATCAGTTTTCTGTCACTGCTTCAAGAAATCACCACAAACTTGATagcttgaaacaacagaaaggTATTCCCTGATAGTTCTAGAGGCCAAAATTATAGAATCCCAAATCAAGGTGTTACCAGGACCAAGCTTCTTCTGGAGGGTCTAGGAAAGAATCCATCCCCAGCCTCCTTTAGTTTCTGCTGACTTCCAGCCTTCTTTGGCTTGTGGCCTCATCACTCTAATCTCTGCTCCTGTTATCACAtcacctttttctctctgtgggtAATCTCCTAGTGCCTCTTCCTTAGATGAACATGCAGGGTAATGCCTTTAGTACTCACtcaaataatccaggataatttttccatttaaaagttCTTAATCACATCTTCAagagctttcttttttcaaataagatTAGCATTGATGGGTTCTAGGGTTTAACATGTGGATCTCCATATAGGGCTTCTATAACCAATTACACGAGCTTATCATTTATTATCACTCAACTCAGACCATATTCAGAGAGATGGGTTACCCTTCCCAATAGACCTTCACTATTTTCTTACTAATTTCTGGTCTCTGATTATCCTTCCTACTCTTACTCCTGGATGCAAGGAAGTTTTGCTATTGTCCAGAACTACCTCAAATCTGTTGAACACCATTTCCTCCTGTCCCAACAGACTCTGGCCTTGCAAGTCTGAAGTGTTAGGAAAATAATCCTACTTATTCCTCATTTCAACCAAAGCAATCAAAATAGAATAGATGTTCTAAAGAGGTATTTCAAGTTTCTCTTATTCACAACTTGATTTTTTattatatggaaattttaaattttgaaacatgatgttaagagaaaaataggaagaagaaaatgagcaTTGAAAATAATAGGGAGGTGAGCATGAAgggtgaaaatacaaaaaaatgtatttaccaGAAGACTGGGAAatggaaaagttaaaaatcttAGCAGTAAGGAAAGATGACCAATGTGCTTTTGGAAACACATTTCTAGGAGATGGTTGAAGAAACTCAATTTAAACAATGTTTGTTTCATTGAGTTTGAGGAACAGCTTTTCTCAAATTTGAAATTATACCCAACACTATATAGTATgccattaaaaatggaaatttttttttctaattttattttatttttaaactttacataattgtattagttttgccaaatatcaaaatgaatccgccacaggtatacatgtgttccccatcccgaaccctcctccctcctccctccccataccatccctctgggccgtcccagtgcaccagccccaagcatccagtatcatgcatcgaacctggactggcaactcgtttcctacatgatattttacatgtttcattgcgattctcccaaatcttcccaccctctccctctcccacagagtccataagattgttctatacatcagtgtctcttttgctgtctcgtacaccaggttattgttaccatctttctaaattccatatatatgcgttagtatactgtatttatgtttttccttctggcttacttcactctgtataataggctccagtttcatccacctcattagaactgattcaaatgtattctttttaatggctgagtactactccattgtgtatatgtaccactgctttcttatccattcatctgctgatggacatctaggttgcttccatgtcttggctattataaacagtgctgcgatgaacattggggtacacgtgtctctttcccttctggtttcctcagtgtgtatgcccagcagtgggattgctggatcataaggcagttctatttccagttttttaaggaatctccacactgttctccatagtggctgtactagtttgcattcccaccaacagtgtaagagggttcccttttctccacaccctctccagcatttattattcgtagacttttggatcgcagccattctgactgatgtgaaatggtacctcatagtggttttgatttgcatttctctgataatgagtgatgttgagcatcttttcatgtgtttgttagccatctgtatgtcttctttggagaaatgtctatttagttctttggcccattttttgattggttcatttatttttctggagttgagctgtaggagttgcttgtatatttttgagattagttgtttgtcagttgcttcatttgctattattttctcccattctgaaggctgtcttttcaccttgctaatagtttcctttgatgtacagaagcttttaaggttaattaggtcccatttgtttatttttgcttttatttccaatattctgggaggtgggtcatagaggatcctgctgtgatgtgtcAGAGAGTgtgatgcccaacatcactcattatcagagaaatgcaaatcaaaaccactatgaggtaccatttcacatcagtcagaatggctgcgatccaaaagtctacaagtaataaatgctggagagggtgtggagaaaagggaaccctcttacactgttggtgggaatgcaaactagtacagccactatggagaacagtgtggagattccttaaaaaactggaaatagaactgccttatgatccagaaattccactgctgggcatacacactgaggaaaccagaagggaaagagacacgtgtaccccaatgttcatcacagcactgtttataatagccaggacatggaagcaacctagatgtccatcagcagatgaatggataagaaagcagtggtacatatacacaatggagtagtactcagccattaaaaagaatacatttgaatcagttctaatgaggtggatgaaactggagcctattatacagagcgaagtaagccagaagaaaaaacataaatacagtatactaacacatatatatggaatttagaaagatggtaacaataacccggtgtatgagacagcaagagagacaccgatgtatagaacagtcttatggactctgtgggagagggagagggtggcatgatttgggagaatggcattgaaacatgtaaaatatcatgtatgaaacgagttgccagtccaggttcaatgcatgatactggatgcttggggctagtgcactgggacgacccagagggatggtatggggagggaggagggaggagggttcaggatggggaacacatgtatacctgtggcggattcattttgatatttggcaaaactaatgcaattttgtaaagtttaaaaataaaaaaaaaaataaaaagaatttgctttagtttctttgtgTGTGATGGTGTGCTGGCAATGAACACTCGCTTTTtttcaactaaaaaatatttttattttatgttcccTTCAGctttgaaggagaaggcaatggcaccccactccagtactcttgcctggaaaatcccatggatggaggaacctggaaggctgcagtccatggggtcgctaagactcgatatgactgagcgacttcactttcacttttcactttcatgcattggagaaggaaatggcaacccactccagtgttcttgcctggagaatcccagggacgggggagcctggtgggctgccgttcatggagtcgcacagagtcggacacgactgaagtgacttagcagcagcagcagcagctttgaaaGGTGTGTCTGATACTACCTCCAGAATTCAAAGTCATCAGTCATTTTATATGATGTGAGCTGGAAGCAGACATCTttcttatagaatttttttttttttttttggctgtgtcactCCCCATGAAAGATTTCCCCctatcagggatcagacccatgctccttgcagtggaaactcagaaccttaaccactggactgccagtgaagcCCTTgtgtaggatttttaaaaaacataacagGAAAGTTTTCTTAGGGGACATATATGGTATAATTCAAAGTCACGGAGTGCTTTTCCACTTCAAGTAAATTAAACAATTGTGGGAAATATATGTCTATAATCTCTATTTGTATGGCAAGTGAAGGCATTTGGTGCCCACAACATGTTTCTCAATAATATCAAGgcagacttaaatttttttagtcACACTATCTGCAAATGATGATacactaatttttaatttttgaatttccaTGTCTATTTATATGGCTTGTCTAATTGTATTAACTAGTACTTACAGCATTTATAAAATGTGATAACATTGGACCATTTTGTCTTTATCTGAACCTTAAAAATTGTGCTCCTAAAATTTTACCTCTGAGTATGTGTTGAATTTCAGTGATAGATATATTTCTAACATGTTAACATGGAAACAATGAGCAATCAAACCTTTGCATAGAACTTAGGGAAGATCCAGGAACTTCATTCAAATGCTCAGTATTAACATGGCCTgtgtctttgttctt
The genomic region above belongs to Bos indicus isolate NIAB-ARS_2022 breed Sahiwal x Tharparkar chromosome 9, NIAB-ARS_B.indTharparkar_mat_pri_1.0, whole genome shotgun sequence and contains:
- the LOC139184847 gene encoding trace amine-associated receptor 7a-like, whose amino-acid sequence is MNSSSPSVAAVQLCYEHLSRSCVKTPYSLGPRLILYTVFGFGAVLTVFGNLLVMISILHFKQLHSPTNFLIASLACADFMVGVTVMPFSIVRSVESCWYFGESYCQFHSCFDLSFCYASIYHLCFISLDRYIAVSDPLVYPIRFTVSVSGMCIAFSWLFSIIYSFSLLGTGANAVGLEDLVSALTCVGGCQIAINQSWVLVNFLLFFIPTLVMIVLYSKIFLIAEQQARKIENLNIKTGRCSESYQDRVAKRERKAARTLGITVLAFLVSWLPYFLDAITDAFLGFITPTYVYEILVWIAYYNSAMNPLIYAFFYPWFRKAIKLIVTGKVLRVNSSTVNLFSG